The genomic stretch GAGAGAGTGGTATATATATCTTGCAATCCGGTTACATTAGAGCGGGATGTAGCGTATTTGACGAAGAAAGGGTATAAGGCTAAAAAACTGGTACCAGTGGATATGTTTCCTTGGACGAATCATACAGAAACAGTTTGTTTGCTTAATAGAACAAAATAGATTATAGCAGAGTGCACCCATTTATTAATGGGTGCACTCTGCTGTAGAAAAATAGATAAATACTTTGAAACTTATAAATTATTGGTATATAATGGTGATGGTAATAATATGGAATTTTGAAGACTTGCAACAAGTTGAAATCTCAAATATCCAAGGTCAAGCAATGTACTTTCTATCCTAGTCAATAATTTTATTAAGGTTCTCGTTAATTGATGAAAAAATCAGTATCCAGAAGAAACAAAATAATAGTAATTGTGCGGCTTAATGACTCATATCAGGAGAAGGATTAAGCTAAACCCAAAAGGGGCCAACAGAACTCAACTATAAAAACTTCCATTACATTTATAATACAGCTTTTATTCGAAGTTGGTGTAGCCATCAAAGCATGTTGGAGACTTAATGGTAGGATTGATTAGAAAGTTGAGATAAAATTACTTTTAATAATATATGAATAGGAGGATAGGAATGAATCACAAATTTAAAATTGCATTATCCTTTGCAACAGAAGAACAGAAGCTGGTGGAAAAAGTGTATCATTATTTGAAAGCTGAAAATATATCTGTATTTTTTGCGCCCTCATCAGAGTGTCAAGCATTGCTTAGTGGGGAAAATCAACGTGAAGTATTTTATAGTATCTTTGGGATGAAATCGGAGTATGTAGCTTTATTTGTTTCTAAAAACTATATCCTCAAAGATGTTCCGATGGAAGAAGCTAATATTGCTTTTACTAAGCATAGTAGCGATGGGAAGGTAATACCCATCTATCTTGATGGAACACCATTACCCCCAGACATGTTTGATCCGAGAAGCACTAACTACTTTAAGTCGGATAATCCTGCGGCAATTGCAAGTCATCTTTCTGCAAAAATAAAAAATGCAGAGTTCATGGATAAAAAGAATTCTTCAGCTGTAACATCAGAAAATACGATGAATGTTAGAGGGAATACAGCTGAAAAGCAAATATTTATTCAACAATTGAACGGAAATATAGACTTATGAACCTAAAGGATGGAAAAAATGAAAAAATAGAAGATATGAAGGAAGAGGATTCTAGTGATAATGAAGCTATTGATAATGCCGATGGCTTAGCACAAAATAAGCGTAAGCATAATGCTAATGTATTTAATGCAACTGATAATACTGCCCAATTCCAGGTGTTCATACAAAATTTGGATACTTTGAATACTTATATCCCAAGTGTAGATACAGTCAACCTTGAGTCTCCTGAAAATATAAGCTATAACTTGCGTAAGCTGATTTTAAAAGATTCCGTTTATCAAAATGGATTTTTTCCTCAAATACCGAATTTCAGGAAACGTGGTTCAGCTTTTATACTTACTGGTGGAACTACTGATGATATCATCGTCGATGAGCATACAACGGCAAAGCAAATTAGGCAAGGAAAATATACACGGCTTGTTGAAATAGCTACATTGCCTTACACAAAAGAAATTACACTTAATTCATCCAGTAAGGAAACGGCCTATTCCTTTGACGTATATGTCAAGGCTGTAATTCAAGTAAAAAATCCTATACTATTATATGGGAATAAGAATTTAGACGTTGATGCGTACTTTAATAATTTACTTTCACTCGATGTTAGAAGAATAACACGGCGCTATAGTATTTTAGACTTTGATGGATTGGATGCCGAATTGACAGAAAAATTGTCTCCATATAGCAACACCGATGAATCTACGGGTTTTGGTTACCAAATCTCTGCCGTTGATGCTAAACCTGGTAAGGATGCACAAAGGTACGTGTATAAACAAAGTACACAGCAACTTGATATGGAACTAAAGAATAAAGCTAGAAAGCAGCTTGAATTTCTTGCAAAGAGCTATGAGGAAGCAATTAAGACAGAGATTGTAGAAGGTAAGTTAACAGAAGCTGAAGCTATAATAAAAATCAAGGAATACGAAAATTCAAATTTTGATGATCAAGTGAAACGTCTAGAAGAATTGCGTGAGAAAGGCTTCCTCACTGATAGTGAGGCTAAATCTCTAGTTACTCCAGCATTAGAAAAGGTAGGTACCAAATCACAGAAAATAGTGGAACGCTCTGGACAAGGAAACTCAAAAGCATTTGATGATTCTACTATGGATAGTTTTTATGAAGAGGAACAAGACTAATGAATTTAATAATAGATAGTTTTATATCACTACCCTTTTTTTGCGTGTAGCCATTTTATTATTTTTCATTATTTTTGTGATTTGAAGGATTTTTGGAAAATGGATACTTTGGATTTTGTCTATAATTCCGTTCGCATTGCAAGGAGTTTTTCGAGCTATTTATTGGGTGATTGAAATTCCTGTAGCAGCACTTCATAAAAAATTAGGGATAAGCTTTTATAAAATAGATAATTTACTGTCTCAATTAGGGGCGAAAATAGACTCTGTGCTATTGCGTTGGAATAAAGCATGGCACTTCCCTAAAAAGATGCGTTTATGGAAATCCTTATTGGTTTATGTTGTTTGTGTCGCTGCTATTACATTTCCCTCATTAATAAAGGTTGAAACAAATATTTATCGAAAGGGAGAATACGTTTATCTTCAGTATGAAAGTACACTTATTAATTTAGTTGAAAAATGTGGTTGGTACAATAAGGCAGAAACTGTCTCTTTGAATCATGATATACAAGCTGCACAGGAGATTTCAGAAGAGTCGGAAGTGTCCCCTATTACACTCGTTGTTTCAGGGCTTAAGAGTTCTTTACTTGTAAGAGATGCTCCCTCAGCAAAGAATTCCATTGAACTAGATCGGTTATATAATGGCGATACTGTTGTTTGGTCTGGTATGTTAATTTTTTCAGAGATGGGTAATGGTAGTATAGAACCTTGGGTCAAAGTTATAACACCAAATGGAATAGAAGGATGGACGAGACTGTTCTATCTATACCCTAAACAGTATGACAATACAGAATTTTATGTTTAAATACATAAATGATCTTTTTATGCAAAATAGTTATTTTTACCATATCATAGATCAAAAAATTGCTATCAGTAACATTCATATTAATTCTATGGATGATTACACTATAGGCGGTTTATTTTGAAATATATCTTAATGCCAAGGGGGAAATAGGTTTAACTGGAATCTTTTTTATCTCCTCAAGGCATGTTGAGACAGTTGTGAAGTTGGAAAGACGGTAACACCAGAAGAATCAATAGATTATGCCACTGAGTGTATAGATGACATTCGGTGGCTTCTCTGTTAGGGAACATATCTGCAGGAATAAATTTTGCAAAGCAGAAAAAGTTTATTTTATCAGTTACCAATTAATAATTTTTGCTAAGATATTGGGAAAGGTTGTGAAATTTAAAGTTTTGCATTATAAATACTGTTTAAAGCAATCCCTCCTCCAAGGAACCCGTGGGTCTTCACGACATCTTTTTTATCTCCTCAAGGCCGTTGAGACGTGCGTTTTATTAACTCGAAAAAATTTGGCAAGCTATAATGTTGAGATAACAGTGGATATTGGTGTGTAAATATTTATGCGTTATATTATATTAGGAGTTCGATAAAAATTTGAATTAGAAAATTTCCTGGTTATGGACAAGAATGATATATTAGAATATTCGATATTTTCCTATCAGAAATAATAAATATCAGGTTATTATTTCTGATAGGGATTGTAATTATTATTGTGGTAAAAATATCCATCAACCCCAAGCCGGATATTCTATAAATAAATCCTCCTGTGTTGATTTAATCCAGCCGGTCTTTCCCTTATTATTTACAATTCTAAAATAAGCTTTTCCTGATTTTGTTACATACAGTGAATTAAAGGTAACCCTCTCTCCCTTTTTTACAGTATAAGCCACCTTCTTTGAACCGACTGTAGCATATACAGAGAAACTTTTAGCTGCTTTATACTGATATTCCTTGGAGAACTTGTTAAAAGCATAGGTTTTCGCTGGAACGCAAGAAATCACATTATCCTTTAATTGAAATGGTACATAGCAGATATAGCAGCCAATTGCCTCAGAGAAGATAGGAGTATCCATCATTAAATCAAACTTACCATCTCCGCCTAAGGCTCCCAAGGAATAACGAGTTGTAATAAAATTATTTGTTAATTCTTTGGGACTAAATTTTGTTGCGTGATATTGATTATTTTCATCATACCTTGCAAAGAAGGAATAACTGATACAATCTGATTCCATGGTTCCATACCCGTATAAATCCAGATAATTATCGCTCTTATCCAAATCAACAAGCTGAAGGGTATAGGAAAAACCATGATCCTTTCTGGACATACACAGCTTATCATTAATATACAGCTTTAAAGTAACTGTTGATTTTTCATCATCTAAAGTTAGTTTATACTGTATTTTCTCCGGTTTACCATCACTGTTTAAATCGTAATCATAGACCTTATCTTTTTCCAGGGTTGTAATTTCCTCCAATTCTTTTTCTGATTGCGCAGCAAAACAGGTTTTTGAACCCATTAACAGACTAACGATAAACATGAACAATAGCAGGCCGACGGCTAACACAGGTAACCGTAAGGCGCTTATGTTAATATTTGCTTTATTTTTCATTCTACTTAATTCCTTTTCCTACATACTTATTTTTAGCATTACTATTATATTAATGATTAAAAATTATAATACTCTTATATAGTTTTTACAAGTTGAAGATTATACGAAAAACTACGAAAAATCGGTAAAAAACCGTTACGTTAAATTTATCCTATAATCCAAAGGTGGAACGCTTGGTACTGCCTTGCATTCGTATCACTTATTATTTGATTAAGTTTATGTTTTATGATTATTGCCTTTAAAAGCTAATCTTTCGCATTTAATACAGATATTGATTGGATTCTATTAAAATTATAACGTTGAGATCAAAAGCGCTGAAAGTTGTAATAAAGCTCGGGTTCATTGAAGGAACGAGTAGAGCCAATATACATTTCCTTGAATTTTACTGGCGCACAGATTGATTTAACGTGTTATAATTTTGGAGCTAAAGAATCGTATGTGGAGACGGTGATTCTGATGGTACGTTGTGGTCAAAATGATAAATAGAACACGGAGACCACAACCACAATATTTTGAGATTTTAAAAAAGGATGCTACACAAGCTTAGAAAATGAGAGCGACATGAGCAATTATTGGAACAATCACAGCCAATGGTTTATTTGAAAAAACAATAAATTAGTTATATACTAGATTTATATGAAGCACTGAGAAAATTAGTGGTATACAAAATGACTTTGTCAGTGTACTTTAGGAGATGAATATGAAGAAAGAAATCAAAACGGACTTCTATGACAATTTTACCTGTATTGCAGATAAGTGTTCATTTACTTGTTGTCAAGAATGGAAGATTGTAGTAGATGATGATACTTATAAAAATTGGAATCGCTTAAGCTTAACAAAGCAGAACAATAGTTGTTTAGATCAATATGTAAAGCAAAAAGATGATACACGTGTCATTGCATTGAATGAACAGAAGCAGTGTCCTTTTTTAAATGAACAGAAACTTTGCAATCTAGTATTGAATTTTGGAGATGAAGTTTTATCTGAGACCTGTGCGATTTTCCCAAGGCAGTTACACGAATTTGCAGATAGAAAAGAATACTCTTTGGTATCCTGCTGCCCAGAAGTTGTGGATTTGATAAATCAGCAGGATAAAATTTGTTTTACGAATATGTTTGATATAGAGGAAGACATTTTGCTGCAGCTTCGAACTATGATGATTACTATTATGCAAAATCAGCAATTTTCTATCTCAAAAAGTTTGATGATTATTTTTTATATTCTTCTGGATATTCATCAAAACGAAGCTGCATTAATAAAAGAGATAGACAAATATAAGGACAAAACTGTTTTAAAAGAATTATCAGATACTATAGATAACATGCAATTTCTAAGTTTAGATACTTTTGAAGAAAATAATGAACTTTTTTTAGACATAGCTGAAAATTATCGTAAGCAAGGGCTATATACCAGCTATCTGGAACCAATAGCTATGATAGCGGAAAACTT from Anaerocolumna sp. AGMB13020 encodes the following:
- a CDS encoding toll/interleukin-1 receptor domain-containing protein, whose protein sequence is MNHKFKIALSFATEEQKLVEKVYHYLKAENISVFFAPSSECQALLSGENQREVFYSIFGMKSEYVALFVSKNYILKDVPMEEANIAFTKHSSDGKVIPIYLDGTPLPPDMFDPRSTNYFKSDNPAAIASHLSAKIKNAEFMDKKNSSAVTSENTMNVRGNTAEKQIFIQQLNGNIDL
- a CDS encoding SH3 domain-containing protein; translation: MKNKANINISALRLPVLAVGLLLFMFIVSLLMGSKTCFAAQSEKELEEITTLEKDKVYDYDLNSDGKPEKIQYKLTLDDEKSTVTLKLYINDKLCMSRKDHGFSYTLQLVDLDKSDNYLDLYGYGTMESDCISYSFFARYDENNQYHATKFSPKELTNNFITTRYSLGALGGDGKFDLMMDTPIFSEAIGCYICYVPFQLKDNVISCVPAKTYAFNKFSKEYQYKAAKSFSVYATVGSKKVAYTVKKGERVTFNSLYVTKSGKAYFRIVNNKGKTGWIKSTQEDLFIEYPAWG
- the fliB gene encoding flagellin lysine-N-methylase codes for the protein MKKEIKTDFYDNFTCIADKCSFTCCQEWKIVVDDDTYKNWNRLSLTKQNNSCLDQYVKQKDDTRVIALNEQKQCPFLNEQKLCNLVLNFGDEVLSETCAIFPRQLHEFADRKEYSLVSCCPEVVDLINQQDKICFTNMFDIEEDILLQLRTMMITIMQNQQFSISKSLMIIFYILLDIHQNEAALIKEIDKYKDKTVLKELSDTIDNMQFLSLDTFEENNELFLDIAENYRKQGLYTSYLEPIAMIAENLSRDYDKRKMTVQLQKFQKLFSSYEKLFRNYLVVEIFSNCLMPESDLESIVVMIQWITMEYSIMRHSIFLSWLLDEQEKLSYTMVRNYIVVISRMMGYDQEDICEYLDKSFENLIWEWGYFALLIGAE
- a CDS encoding SH3 domain-containing protein; the protein is MSIIPFALQGVFRAIYWVIEIPVAALHKKLGISFYKIDNLLSQLGAKIDSVLLRWNKAWHFPKKMRLWKSLLVYVVCVAAITFPSLIKVETNIYRKGEYVYLQYESTLINLVEKCGWYNKAETVSLNHDIQAAQEISEESEVSPITLVVSGLKSSLLVRDAPSAKNSIELDRLYNGDTVVWSGMLIFSEMGNGSIEPWVKVITPNGIEGWTRLFYLYPKQYDNTEFYV